The genomic region GAATAGTCTTTTCTAAAAATTTTGTTCTGCTCAATTGACCAACTACCATCTGTCTTTCATCAATCACCGGAATCAGGCTGAGTTTTTCATCTTTCATAAAAATGAAAAAGGCATCTGTAACTGAAGCCTTCATTGTTAATGGAGGGATCCTTTCAGCTATGTCACCAACAAGAAGATCAAGAGTGATTATCTCATTTTTTATAATTTTATCAGTTACCATCTTTAATTATGGTTGAAGCAGGCATTCCAAGATAATAACCCTGCAGGAGATCAACTCCAAGTCTTAATGTATCCACTAACTCTGCCTGAGTTTCTATACCCTCAGCAACCACCATTATGTTTTTCTCGTGACATATAGCCAATGTAAATGCCACAAAGGATTTACATACAGAATTTTCCCTCAGACAGGATATAAAGTGTCTGTCTATTTTTACTATGTCTGGCTCTATAAGGCTTAGAAGCTTGGGTCCACCAAAGCCTGCACCAAAATCATCAATTGCTATTTTATAGCCACGGCTTTTGTAATAATTCACAGCTTTAATAAAAATTTCATAATTTTCAATTGTTGTTTGTTCAGTTATTTCAAGTACAATTCTCTCTTTAGGGAAACTAAACTCATCTGCAAATATATCAGTCAATCCTAATTGATGATTGGGATGTAAAAGTGTCTCTGGACATACATTCATAAAAAGATAATCATTAAGACCCTGTAT from Thermodesulfovibrio sp. 3907-1M harbors:
- a CDS encoding EAL domain-containing protein, which produces MLQLQTETAESVKLYSDLTVHFQPIFVAKTGKIFGYEALTRHKSKKINVRNLFEKAKKNGSIYLLDMLCRRNALKEACIQGLNDYLFMNVCPETLLHPNHQLGLTDIFADEFSFPKERIVLEITEQTTIENYEIFIKAVNYYKSRGYKIAIDDFGAGFGGPKLLSLIEPDIVKIDRHFISCLRENSVCKSFVAFTLAICHEKNIMVVAEGIETQAELVDTLRLGVDLLQGYYLGMPASTIIKDGN